A portion of the Mus pahari chromosome 17, PAHARI_EIJ_v1.1, whole genome shotgun sequence genome contains these proteins:
- the LOC110334867 gene encoding LOW QUALITY PROTEIN: cytochrome P450 2D3-like (The sequence of the model RefSeq protein was modified relative to this genomic sequence to represent the inferred CDS: inserted 1 base in 1 codon): protein MELLSGTVLWPVAIFTVIFILLVDLMHRRQCWTSRYPPGPVPWPVLGNLLQVDVDNMPYSFYKLQNRYGDVFSLQMGWNPMIIVNGLKAVQEALVTCGENTADRPELPIFPHLGYGQKAKGVIFAPYGSEWQEQRRFSVSTLRNFGLGKKSLEQWVMEEAGHLCDAFTDQAGSPINPCTLLDKALCNVIASLIYVHRFEYEDPDFIKMLKVLKKXMRKKIGLIPEVVKMFPILLHIPGLADKIFPRQNTFLTMVEKLVTEHKRTWDPDQPPRGLIDTFMAEIEKAKGNPESSFNEANLLLLVFDLFGAGIVTSSTTLIWAMLLMILHPDVQSQVQEEIDKVIGQVRRPEMADQARMPYTNAVIHEVQHFAGIAPMTLPHRTSCDIEVQGFLIPKGTSLIANLSSVLKDETVWEKPLHFYPEHFLDAQGHFVKPEAFMPFSAGRRACLGEPLARMELFLFFTCLLQRFSFSVPDGQPRPNDYGIFSMVVSPAPYQLCAVVR, encoded by the exons ATGGAGCTGCTGAGTGGAACTGTCCTGTGGCCTGTGGCCATATTCACAGTCATCTTCATATTACTGGTGGACCTGATGCACCGGCGCCAGTGCTGGACTTCTCGCTATCCACCGGGCCCTGTGCCATGGCCTGTGCTGGGTAACCTGCTTCAGGTAGATGTGGATAACATGCCATACAGCTTCTACAAG CTTCAAAACCGCTATGGTGACGTGTTCAGCCTGCAGATGGGCTGGAATCCCATGATCATTGTCAATGGACTGAAGGCAGTACAGGAAGCACTGGTGACCTGTGGAGAAAACACTGCTGACCGCCCTGAATTGCCGATCTTTCCACACCTAGGCTATGGACAAAAAGCTAAAG GTGTGATCTTTGCACCTTATGGGTCTGAATGGCAAGAGCAGAGGCGATTCTCTGTGTCCACCCTGCGCAACTTTGGCCTGGGCAAGAAATCGTTGGAGCAGTGGGTGATGGAGGAGGCGGGCCACCTCTGTGATGCCTTCACTGACCAGGCTG GTAGTCCTATCAATCCTTGCACCCTCCTGGACAAAGCCTTGTGCAATGTGATTGCATCTCTCATTTATGTCCATCGCTTCGAGTATGAAGATCCTGACTTCATTAAGATGCTgaaagtattgaaaa aaatgaggaagaaaattgGCTTGATCCCTGAG GTTGTGAAGATGTTCCCAATACTCCTGCACATCCCAGGGTTGGCTGACAAAATCTTCCCCAGGCAAAACACATTTCTCACTATGGTGGAAAAGCTGGTGACTGAGCACAAGAGGACCTGGGACCCTGACCAGCCACCTCGAGGTCTGATTGATACCTTTATGGCTGAGatagagaag GCAAAGGGGAACCCTGAGAGTAGCTTCAATGAAGCAAATCTACTTCTGCTTGTCTTTGACCTTTTTGGTGCTGGGATTGTGACCAGTTCAACCACTCTGATCTGGGCCATGCTGCTCATGATCCTGCATCCAGATGTTCAGA GCCAAGTACAAGAGGAAATCGATAAGGTCATAGGGCAGGTGCGGCGTCCAGAGATGGCAGACCAGGCTCGCATGCCCTACACCAATGCTGTCATTCATGAGGTGCAGCACTTTGCAGGCATCGCCCCAATGACTTTGCCACACAGGACTTCTTGTGACATTGAAGTGCAGGGCTTCCTTATTCCTAAG GGGACAAGCCTCATTGCCAACCTATCCTCTGTGCTGAAGGATGAGACTGTCTGGGAGAAGCCCCTCCACTTCTATCCTGAACACTTCCTGGATGCCCAGGGCCACTTTGTGAAGCCTGAAGCCTTCATGCCATTCTCAGCAG GTCGCCGAGCATGTCTGGGTGAGCCCCTGGCCCGCATGgagctcttcctcttcttcacctgcCTCCTGCAGCGCTTTAGCTTCTCAGTACCAGATGGACAGCCCAGACCCAATGATTATGGCATCTTCTCAATGGTAGTTAGTCCAGCACCCTACCAACTCTGTGCAGTGGTTCGCTAG
- the LOC110334854 gene encoding cytochrome P450 2D3-like gives MELLSGTVLWPVAIFTVIFILLVDLMHRRQCWTSRYPPGPVPWPVVGNLLQVDVDNMPYSFYKLQNRYGDVFSLQMGWNPMVIVNGLKAVQEALVTCGENTADRPEMSIFLQLGYGQKAEGVVLAPYGPXWREQRRFSVSTLRNFGLGKKSLERWVXEEAGHLCDAXTXXAGSPFNPXTLLDKALCNVISSLIYGHRFEYEDPDFIKVLKVLKENIREKTGLIPEVVKMFPILLRIPGLAYKIFPMQKTYLTMVDKLVTEHKRTWDPDQPPRDLTDAFMAEMEKAKGNPESSFNEANLFRVVLDLFGAGTVTSSTTLTWALLLMILHPDVQSRVQEEINEVIGQVRRPEMADQARMPYTNAVIHEVQRFADISPMTLPHRTSCDIEVQGFLIPKGTTLIANLSSVLKDETVWEKPLQFYPEHFLDAQGHFVKPEAFMPFSAGASGLPVCLSIPGILRGWSTNQFPVRLCPLPPTGRRACLGEPLARMELFLFFTCLLQRFSFSVPDGQPLPSDYGIFSMVVRPAPYQLCAVVR, from the exons ATGGAGCTGCTGAGTGGAACTGTCCTGTGGCCTGTGGCCATATTCACAGTCATCTTCATATTACTGGTGGACCTGATGCACCGGCGCCAGTGCTGGACTTCTCGCTATCCACCGGGCCCTGTGCCATGGCCTGTGGTGGGTAACCTGCTGCAGGTAGATGTGGATAACATGCCATACAGCTTTTACAAG CTTCAAAACCGCTATGGTGACGTGTTCAGCCTGCAGATGGGCTGGAATCCCATGGTCATTGTCAACGGACTGAAGGCAGTACAGGAAGCACTGGTGACCTGTGGAGAAAACACTGCTGACCGCCCTGAAATGTCCATCTTTCTTCAACTAGGATATGGACAAAAAGCTGAAG GTGTGGTACTTGCACCTTATGGGCCTNAATGGCGAGAGCAGAGGCGATTCTCTGTGTCCACCCTGCGCAACTTTGGCCTGGGCAAGAAATCGTTGGAGCGGTGGGTGANNGAGGAGGCCGGCCACCTCTGTGATGCCTTNACTGNCAANGCNG GTAGTCCCTTCAATCCTNACACCCTCCTGGATAAAGCCTTGTGCAATGTGATTTCATCTCTCATTTATGGCCATCGCTTCGAGTATGAAGATCCTGACTTCATCAAGGTGCTGAAAGTATTGAAAGAAAACATCAGGGAGAAAACTGGCTTGATCCCTGAG GTTGTGAAGATGTTCCCAATTCTCCTGCGCATCCCAGGGTTGGCTTACAAAATCTTCCCCATGCAAAAGACATATCTCACCATGGTGGATAAGTTGGTGACTGAGCACAAGAGGACCTGGGACCCTGACCAGCCACCTCGAGACCTGACTGATGCCTTTATGGCTGAGATGGAGAAA GCAAAGGGGAACCCTGAGAGTAGCTTCAATGAAGCAAATCTATTTCGGGTTGTCCTTGATCTGTTTGGTGCTGGGACTGTGACCAGTTCAACCACTCTGACCTGGGCCCTGCTGCTTATGATCCTGCATCCAGATGTTCAGA GCCGAGTACAAGAGGAAATCAATGAGGTCATAGGGCAGGTGCGGCGTCCAGAGATGGCAGACCAGGCTCGCATGCCCTACACCAATGCTGTCATTCATGAGGTGCAGCGCTTTGCAGACATCAGCCCAATGACTTTGCCCCATAGGACTTCTTGTGACATTGAAGTGCAGGGCTTCCTTATTCCTAAG GGAACGACCCTCATCGCCAACCTGTCCTCTGTGCTGAAGGATGAGACTGTCTGGGAGAAGCCCCTCCAATTCTATCCTGAACACTTCCTGGATGCCCAGGGCCACTTTGTGAAGCCTGAGGCCTTCATGCCATTCTCAGCAGGTGCCTCTGggttgcctgtctgcctgtctatcccTGGAA TCCTTAGAGGGTGGAGCACCAATCAGTTTCCAGTCAGACTGTGCCCTCTGCCACCCACAGGTCGCCGAGCATGTCTGGGTGAGCCCCTGGCCCGCATGgagctcttcctcttcttcacttGCCTCCTGCAGCGCTTTAGCTTCTCAGTACCGGATGGACAACCCCTTCCCAGTGATTATGGCATCTTCTCAATGGTAGTTCGTCCAGCACCCTACCAACTCTGTGCAGTGGTTCGCTAG